Proteins found in one Anopheles aquasalis chromosome 3, idAnoAquaMG_Q_19, whole genome shotgun sequence genomic segment:
- the LOC126578488 gene encoding 27 kDa glycoprotein-like, with translation MIKLSVTLLFIGLSLLAVCNGSPLSGKSSNSNELNGMANILGEIREQCIKNTGSDEAFDGFMISSQLAMMCVGNIDIENFLIDIFQLTNATRGTFFPKYCQEMRSIVSCLNEMLPGMQPCLKESSFQIADAFIESLPEALDLACKNDGEVIMKLEDKDRKECIKPNADQFWECGDMLTNGIDNAFDLFKLNLDHCSELTSYRECINEQLEPCDLLDIVNIFDIPINAILPLTPCANHTDTPNVYQLVNNSIVRN, from the exons ATGATCAAGTTGAGTGTTACTTTGCTCTTCATTGGATTGTCTCTGTTAGCAG TTTGCAATGGATCACCATTGTCCGGAAAGAGTTCCAATTCGAATGAATTAAATGGAATGGCCAATATTCTGGGAGAAATACGTGAACAGTGCATAAAAAACACTGGCTCCGATGAAGCCTTCGATGGTTTCATGATATCATCTCAACTTGCTATGATGTGTGTAGGAAATATAGATATAGAAAATTTCTTGATCGATATCTTTCAATTAACCAACGCAACGCGAGGTACATTCTTCCCCAA ATACTGTCAAgagatgcgatcgatcgtctccTGTTTGAATGAAATGCTGCCGGGTATGCAACCATGTCTCAAGGAGAGTTCGTTCCAGATTGCTGATGCATTCATTGAAAGTCTACCGGAAGCCTTGGATCTTGCGTGTAAGAACGATGGAGAAGTCATTATGA AACTGGAAGACAAAGATCGCAAAGAGTGTATTAAGCCAAATGCTGATCAATTTTGGGAATGTGGTGACATGCTGACGAATGGCATCGACAATGCATTTGATCTTTTTAAACTGAATCTGGACCACTGCAG CGAGCTTACTAGCTATAGAGAGTGCATAAACGAACAACTAGAACCTTGTGATTTATTGGACATTGTAAACATCTTCGATATACCCATCAATGCAATATTACCCCTGACCCCTTGCGCCAAC cacacagacacgccaAATGTTTACCAACTCGTTAACAACTCAATTGTCAGGAAttaa